One stretch of Saccharopolyspora erythraea DNA includes these proteins:
- a CDS encoding MFS transporter, whose amino-acid sequence MSAPASDRPAAAPEPGDRPGSGPARAPRAWLAMLALGLGAMVVQLDGSIVAIANPVIAADLGAGLEGISWVTTAYLLVVAGLLIPAGALADRIGHKKALLTGIGGFSLASLLCGLSGSIEMLIAARVLQGVFAAVIAPAGLAVLRAAFPPEKLSMAFGIFGSISAVSTAGGPILGGVLVQYASWPWAFYVNLPVGVLAVVVGSLVISETAERGSRRLDLWGALVLTLAMLSVVWAVNGVPAHGWASVNTLGFLGAGIVLLGVFVAVERRVRNSMVPLGLFANRTFSLGAVLMVVIMFAFFAILFYLTFYLQGVRGNGPIATAVAMLPLTVVFAVSSPMAGWLTGRFGMRATMVLGSVCTAVSLLLLLRVDVGSSTLTLVPSLVLAGFGVGFLMMPAIQAVVAGVPVGRSGAASGIQQSAGQLGSTLGVAVLGSVLASVVTSGFGVAVRAASGGDAAVQRIITDPQTQQAVSLGFAPAAQQGLAQQLQHAGMPAEQVGELVRTVTAAAHHTFVDGLHVVFVIAAAVAVVAGLIALFIRRPEPQPDNGETPARV is encoded by the coding sequence ATGAGTGCTCCGGCAAGTGATCGCCCGGCCGCGGCGCCGGAACCCGGCGACCGGCCCGGCTCGGGGCCGGCGCGTGCGCCCAGGGCGTGGCTGGCGATGCTGGCCCTGGGGCTCGGGGCGATGGTGGTGCAGCTCGACGGCTCGATCGTGGCCATCGCCAACCCGGTGATCGCCGCCGACCTCGGCGCCGGGCTGGAGGGCATCTCCTGGGTCACCACCGCCTACCTGCTGGTGGTGGCCGGCCTGCTGATCCCGGCAGGCGCGCTCGCCGACCGGATCGGGCACAAGAAGGCGTTGCTCACCGGCATCGGGGGCTTCTCGCTGGCCTCCCTGCTGTGCGGGCTGTCCGGGTCGATCGAGATGCTGATCGCCGCGCGGGTGCTGCAGGGCGTCTTCGCCGCGGTCATCGCGCCCGCCGGGCTGGCGGTGCTGCGCGCGGCGTTCCCGCCGGAGAAGCTGTCCATGGCCTTCGGGATCTTCGGCTCGATCTCGGCGGTGTCGACGGCGGGCGGGCCGATCCTGGGCGGCGTGCTCGTGCAGTACGCGAGCTGGCCGTGGGCCTTCTACGTCAACCTGCCCGTCGGCGTCCTCGCCGTGGTCGTCGGCTCCCTGGTCATCAGCGAGACCGCCGAGCGCGGTTCGCGGCGGCTCGACCTCTGGGGGGCGCTCGTCCTGACCCTGGCGATGCTCAGCGTCGTCTGGGCGGTCAACGGGGTGCCCGCCCACGGCTGGGCGTCGGTGAACACCCTCGGCTTCCTCGGCGCGGGCATCGTGCTGCTGGGTGTCTTCGTCGCAGTGGAGCGCCGGGTGCGCAACTCGATGGTGCCGCTGGGGCTGTTCGCGAACCGTACTTTCTCGCTGGGCGCGGTGCTCATGGTCGTCATCATGTTCGCCTTCTTCGCGATCCTGTTCTACCTGACCTTCTACCTGCAGGGAGTCCGCGGGAACGGCCCGATCGCCACGGCCGTCGCGATGCTGCCGCTGACCGTGGTGTTCGCCGTCTCCTCACCGATGGCCGGCTGGCTCACCGGGAGGTTCGGCATGCGCGCCACGATGGTCCTCGGATCGGTGTGCACGGCGGTGTCGCTGCTGTTGCTGCTGCGCGTGGACGTCGGCTCGTCGACGCTCACCCTGGTGCCCTCGCTGGTGCTGGCCGGGTTCGGCGTGGGATTCCTGATGATGCCCGCCATCCAGGCGGTCGTGGCCGGCGTGCCGGTGGGCAGGTCCGGTGCCGCCTCGGGCATCCAGCAGTCGGCGGGCCAGCTCGGCAGCACGCTCGGCGTCGCCGTCCTCGGCAGCGTCCTCGCCTCGGTGGTCACCTCGGGGTTCGGTGTCGCGGTGCGGGCCGCCTCCGGCGGCGACGCGGCCGTGCAGCGGATCATCACCGACCCGCAGACGCAGCAGGCCGTCTCGCTCGGCTTCGCGCCCGCCGCCCAGCAGGGACTGGCGCAGCAGTTGCAGCACGCGGGGATGCCCGCTGAGCAGGTGGGCGAGCTCGTGCGGACCGTGACCGCGGCGGCGCACCACACGTTCGTCGACGGGTTGCACGTCGTGTTCGTCATCGCCGCGGCGGTCGCCGTCGTCGCCGGCCTGATCGCCCTCTTCATCCGCCGCCCGGAACCGCAGCCGGACAACGGCGAGACGCCGGCGCGGGTCTGA
- a CDS encoding cytochrome P450, producing the protein MQEHAPHNADDVLESLPRDRPSGCPFDPPEVLAEIRGQRPLTRLVYGDGHVGWLATGHAVVRAVLSDRRFSSRYELMHFPVAMPGLPARIPPAQVGDITGIDPPEHTRYRKLLTGKFTVRRMRMLTERVEQITAERLDVMQRLGPPVDLVETYAQPVPALMICELLGVPYGRLEEFLGLVAASGNRDLTPEEQFDSFAKIQEFVRELVPAKRAEPTDDLLSDLTATELTDEELAGIGGLLLAAGLDTTANMLALGTFALLRNPEQIAELREGDADRAVEELMRYLSIAHTGMRAALEDVEIDGTLIRAGETVTLSVQAANRDPRKFADPDALDLRRHAAGHLSFGHGIHQCLGQQLARVEMRVAFPALFNRFPGLRLAVAPEEVPLRGDMNIYGVHSLPVTWDGA; encoded by the coding sequence ATGCAGGAGCACGCGCCGCACAACGCGGACGACGTACTGGAGTCGCTGCCCAGGGACCGGCCCTCGGGTTGTCCCTTCGACCCGCCGGAGGTCCTGGCGGAGATCCGCGGGCAGCGTCCGCTCACCAGGCTGGTCTACGGCGACGGGCACGTGGGCTGGCTGGCGACTGGCCACGCGGTCGTCCGCGCGGTGCTGTCCGACCGGCGTTTCAGCTCCCGCTACGAGCTGATGCACTTTCCGGTCGCCATGCCGGGACTTCCCGCGCGGATACCGCCGGCTCAGGTCGGGGACATCACCGGGATCGACCCGCCGGAGCACACCCGGTACCGCAAGTTGCTGACGGGCAAGTTCACGGTGCGGCGGATGCGCATGCTCACCGAGCGGGTCGAGCAGATCACCGCGGAACGCCTGGATGTCATGCAGCGGCTCGGTCCGCCGGTGGACCTGGTCGAGACCTACGCGCAGCCGGTCCCGGCGTTGATGATCTGCGAGCTGCTCGGCGTCCCGTACGGCAGGCTCGAGGAGTTCCTGGGCCTGGTGGCGGCATCCGGGAACCGGGACCTCACGCCGGAGGAGCAGTTCGACTCCTTCGCCAAGATCCAGGAGTTCGTCCGGGAGCTGGTGCCGGCCAAGCGCGCGGAGCCGACCGACGACCTGCTCAGCGACCTGACCGCGACCGAGCTCACCGACGAGGAGCTCGCCGGCATCGGGGGGCTGCTGCTGGCCGCCGGCCTGGACACGACGGCGAACATGCTGGCGCTGGGCACCTTCGCCCTCCTGCGGAACCCGGAGCAGATCGCGGAGCTGCGCGAGGGCGACGCGGACCGAGCGGTCGAGGAGCTCATGCGGTACCTGAGCATCGCCCACACCGGCATGCGGGCCGCGCTGGAGGACGTGGAGATCGACGGCACGCTGATCAGGGCGGGGGAGACGGTCACGTTGTCGGTCCAGGCCGCCAACCGCGACCCCCGGAAGTTCGCCGACCCCGACGCGCTGGACCTGCGTCGGCACGCCGCCGGGCACCTGTCCTTCGGCCACGGCATCCACCAGTGCCTCGGTCAGCAGCTCGCCCGCGTCGAGATGCGGGTCGCTTTTCCCGCGCTGTTCAACCGGTTCCCTGGCCTGCGCCTGGCTGTCGCGCCCGAGGAGGTCCCGCTGCGCGGTGACATGAACATCTACGGCGTGCACAGCTTGCCGGTCACCTGGGACGGGGCGTGA
- a CDS encoding ferredoxin has product MRVEVDRERCCGAGMCALTAPEVFDQDGEDGRVLLLDAAPLAGEHDAVREAAQLCPAGAITVLE; this is encoded by the coding sequence ATGCGCGTCGAGGTGGACCGCGAACGTTGTTGCGGGGCGGGGATGTGCGCTCTGACCGCACCCGAGGTGTTCGACCAGGACGGCGAGGACGGCAGGGTGCTCCTGCTGGACGCCGCGCCGCTCGCCGGTGAGCACGACGCGGTCCGGGAGGCCGCGCAACTGTGCCCCGCCGGGGCGATCACCGTGCTGGAGTGA
- a CDS encoding RICIN domain-containing protein gives MEQEISPHQARDADEFIALLRRLKQRSGLTYRQLEERAAARGQVLARSTLADVLGGKRLPRPELLAVFLHACGRGDEVPAWLRARDALADREISHGAGESLASTEPDAARDAAQPAGDERARSSSRRYSRALLPFVAAVAVMAAATTAVWMLLPSDGPGENTAVTGAAVGRPAAGERVRLRPVAAPRLCLTDGQVRDGRYSSLVAVQRPCEEIAPQTTVLEPVGGDLRRIQWHHPGFGTGCLKALTDGPAAGLLEPWDACEKASSFRLQPTEVWGRGAFALRVQGQGCVGIAASDTAEGAEAVVEPCTGAESQAFLVEPAP, from the coding sequence GTGGAACAGGAGATCTCCCCGCACCAGGCGCGCGACGCCGACGAGTTCATCGCGTTGCTGCGCCGGCTCAAGCAGCGCTCGGGCCTGACCTACCGCCAGTTGGAGGAGCGCGCCGCCGCGCGCGGCCAGGTCCTGGCGCGCAGCACGCTGGCCGACGTGCTCGGCGGCAAGCGGTTGCCGCGTCCGGAGCTGCTGGCGGTCTTCCTGCACGCGTGCGGACGCGGGGACGAGGTACCGGCCTGGCTCCGGGCCCGCGATGCGCTCGCCGACAGGGAGATCTCCCACGGTGCAGGGGAATCTCTCGCGAGCACGGAGCCGGACGCCGCCCGCGATGCAGCGCAACCCGCTGGAGACGAGCGCGCGCGGTCGTCATCGCGCAGGTACTCGCGCGCCTTGCTCCCGTTCGTGGCGGCCGTCGCCGTCATGGCCGCCGCCACTACCGCGGTATGGATGCTGCTGCCGTCGGACGGACCGGGCGAGAACACCGCGGTGACCGGAGCCGCGGTCGGCCGTCCCGCGGCAGGTGAACGGGTCCGGCTGCGTCCGGTCGCCGCCCCGCGGCTGTGCCTCACCGACGGCCAGGTCCGGGACGGCCGCTACTCGTCGCTGGTCGCGGTGCAGCGGCCGTGCGAGGAGATCGCGCCGCAGACGACCGTGCTGGAGCCGGTGGGCGGGGATCTGCGACGCATCCAGTGGCACCACCCGGGGTTCGGCACGGGCTGCCTCAAGGCGCTGACTGACGGGCCCGCCGCCGGCCTACTCGAACCGTGGGACGCCTGCGAGAAGGCGAGCTCGTTCCGCCTGCAGCCCACCGAGGTCTGGGGCCGGGGCGCGTTCGCGCTCCGCGTGCAGGGGCAAGGGTGCGTCGGGATCGCGGCTTCGGACACCGCCGAAGGAGCCGAGGCGGTGGTGGAGCCGTGCACGGGCGCGGAGAGCCAGGCGTTCCTCGTCGAACCCGCGCCCTGA
- a CDS encoding SAM-dependent methyltransferase has translation MTDPAGAVGRQASSGAWPDLVDVDTDEVSIARVYDYCLDGKDNFAVDRAAAQAMIEVVPETPLLAKANRCFLRAAVRHLVGEAGIRQILDIGSGLPTAGNVHEIAQEAASDVRVVYVDNDPIVLAHGRALLATDTRTAVIQGDLREADAVFDHPETRQLIDTTEPFAVLLGGILMHLEDEEDPEGVAAGIRDRLPAGGYLLVSNTCDTGEPRARELAKAFAENGMGNRCFRTWEEQIRYFDGLELVEPGLVPNNRWRPGPDVPDPDNPAHALHIGGLGRKP, from the coding sequence GTGACTGATCCGGCAGGGGCTGTGGGACGGCAGGCCAGCTCCGGGGCTTGGCCCGACCTCGTCGACGTCGACACCGACGAGGTCTCGATCGCCCGCGTCTACGACTACTGCCTCGACGGCAAGGACAACTTCGCGGTGGACCGCGCCGCGGCCCAGGCCATGATCGAGGTCGTCCCGGAGACTCCGCTGCTGGCCAAGGCCAACCGCTGCTTCCTGCGCGCGGCGGTGCGCCACCTCGTCGGTGAGGCGGGCATCCGCCAGATCCTCGACATCGGCTCCGGACTGCCGACGGCGGGCAACGTGCACGAGATCGCGCAGGAGGCCGCCTCCGACGTCCGCGTCGTCTACGTCGACAACGACCCGATCGTGCTCGCCCACGGGCGCGCGCTGCTGGCCACCGACACCCGCACCGCCGTGATCCAGGGCGACCTGCGGGAGGCCGACGCGGTCTTCGACCACCCCGAGACCCGGCAGCTCATCGACACCACCGAGCCGTTCGCGGTGCTGCTGGGCGGGATCCTCATGCACCTCGAGGACGAGGAGGACCCCGAGGGGGTCGCGGCGGGTATCCGCGACCGGCTCCCCGCGGGCGGCTACCTGCTGGTGTCCAACACCTGCGACACCGGCGAGCCCCGTGCGCGCGAGCTGGCCAAGGCCTTCGCCGAGAACGGGATGGGCAACCGCTGCTTCCGCACGTGGGAGGAGCAGATCCGCTACTTCGACGGTCTGGAGCTGGTCGAACCCGGGCTCGTGCCGAACAACCGGTGGCGGCCCGGGCCGGACGTCCCCGACCCGGACAACCCCGCTCACGCGCTGCACATCGGCGGGCTCGGCCGCAAGCCCTGA
- a CDS encoding biotin carboxylase N-terminal domain-containing protein, whose amino-acid sequence MFSRVAIVNRGEAAMRLVHAVRELAAETGERIETVALHTDVDRTATFVREADLRYDLGPASARPYLDLGVLERALVESGADAAWVGWGFVAEDPAFAELCDKIGVTFIGPSAEAMRRLGDKIGAKLLAEEVGVPVAPWSRGEVTDLDGARRAAGEIGYPLMLKATAGGGGRGIRVINNEQELAEAYERTRMEAERAFGNGAVFLERLVTGARHVEVQVIADGQGTAWALGVRDCSVQRRNQKIIEESASPVLTAEQSRELKTAAERLARAVEYRGAGTVEFLYHPGEELFAFLEVNTRLQVEHPITEATTGVDLVKAQLHVAAGGRLEGEPPAELGHAVEARLNAEDPDRDFAPSPGKIVRLSLPAGPGIRVDTGVSEGDTIPADFDSMIAKIIAYGSDREQALGRLRRAMAQTTVIVAGGATNKSFVLDLLNRDEVVDGSADTGWIDRERAAGGLRSHQHSAIALAAAAVEAYEDAELAARQQFLSTAHGGRPQVRHETGRPLELKLRDESYRVLVARVGHQRYRIGIDTGSQQHTADLEIERFDSHTGQIVVNGQRFRLVTDTHGPVHLVEVDGVTHRVSQDEGGVLRSPAPALVVATPVEIGEEVEAGAPVLVLESMKMETVLRAPFRARLRERMVAAGSQIETGAPLLRLEPVGDQDAAEESEAASPVELVLPAVPSARDAHERAARGLQDLRSVLLGFDVDPHDEQRVLDDYLAARAELVAAGQRPLDGEIELLQVFADLSELSRNRPAGEEAKADTRVHSPREYFHTYLQSLDVERAGLSETFQQRLLRVLGHYGVQGTDRTPELEEAVFRIFLAQQRASSDAAVATTLLRHWLAEVPPPGETRTAAGLVLEHLVAATQLRFPAVCDLARTVVFHWFAQPMLRRNRAEVYSVVRGHLRHLDAHPDAQDRAERIAEMVGTGEPLVRLLGQRIGREGTDPAPLLEVLTRRYYGNRALEGVRTTQVADGTAVVAEYQDGHPRVVATAVDFAALPEAVRAIGELAADGDLVADIYLTWADQPEDTDAMAAELGAALGTQGLPGQVGRITTTVAGRSGAVMHHHFTFEPAAEGVAEQRLIRGLHPLIAERLQLRRWRDFDLTRLPSADEEVYLFRSVARENPSDERFVAMAQVRDLTPLRDDEGRLVALPGAEGVLTGCLDAIRKVQARVPARQRSSTNRIVIYVWPPVELTAEELRALGKRVLPTTAGAGLEEVLFLGRRRDGETGELREVAVRVGYEAGSEPRVSAGEPQAERIEPLNSYRQKVLRAAKRGTVYPYELTGMLAGGHGTFVEHDLDEDGVLVPVDRPKGQNSAAIVAGVVTTPTERHPEGVTRVVLLGDPTKSLGALSEPECSRVIAALDLAERMRVPLEWFALSAGARISMDSGTENMDWVAAALKRIVHFTQDGGEINVVVAGINVGAQPYWNAEATMLMHTKGILVMTPDSAMVLTGKQSLDFSGGVSADDNFGIGGYDRVMGPNGQAQYWAPNLAAAREVLMSHYDHTYVVPGEEAPRQAATTDPRDRDVCDYPHEFAGSDFTTVGEIFSSTANPDRKKSFDIRTVMRALADQDHPVLERWAGMADADTAAVQDVHLGGHPVCLLGIESRPVPRHGFPPTDGPDTYTAGTLFPRSSKKAARAINAASGNRPLVVLANLSGFDGSPESMRKLQLEYGAEIGRAIVNFRGPIVFCVISRYHGGAFVVFSKALNPSMTVLAVEGSYASVIGGAPAAAVVFSGEVNDRTAKDQRVRDLETRLAEAGDADRTALTLELAETRRAVHAEKLGEVAAEFDRVHSVQRAVEVGSVDAIIRAHELRPQIIEAIEKGMLPQ is encoded by the coding sequence GTGTTCAGTCGTGTTGCCATCGTCAACCGCGGAGAGGCCGCGATGCGGCTTGTCCATGCCGTGCGGGAGCTCGCGGCGGAAACCGGGGAGCGGATCGAGACGGTCGCCCTCCACACCGACGTCGACCGCACCGCCACCTTCGTGCGGGAGGCGGACCTGCGCTATGATCTCGGGCCGGCCTCGGCCCGCCCCTACCTCGACCTCGGCGTGCTGGAGCGGGCGCTGGTCGAGTCCGGCGCCGACGCGGCCTGGGTCGGCTGGGGCTTCGTCGCCGAGGACCCGGCCTTCGCCGAGCTCTGCGACAAGATCGGCGTGACCTTCATCGGCCCCAGCGCCGAGGCGATGCGCAGGCTCGGCGACAAGATCGGCGCGAAGCTGCTCGCCGAGGAGGTCGGCGTGCCGGTGGCGCCGTGGAGCCGCGGCGAGGTCACCGACCTCGACGGCGCGCGGCGCGCCGCCGGTGAGATCGGCTACCCGCTGATGCTCAAGGCGACCGCCGGCGGCGGTGGCCGCGGCATCCGCGTGATCAACAACGAGCAGGAGCTGGCCGAGGCATACGAGCGCACCCGGATGGAGGCCGAGCGGGCCTTCGGCAACGGCGCGGTCTTCCTCGAGCGGCTGGTCACCGGTGCCCGCCACGTCGAGGTGCAGGTGATCGCCGACGGCCAGGGCACCGCGTGGGCGCTGGGCGTGCGCGACTGCTCGGTGCAGCGCCGCAACCAGAAGATCATCGAGGAGTCCGCCTCCCCGGTGCTGACCGCCGAGCAGAGCCGGGAGCTCAAGACCGCGGCCGAGCGGCTGGCACGCGCGGTGGAGTACCGCGGCGCGGGCACCGTGGAGTTCCTCTACCACCCCGGCGAGGAGCTGTTCGCCTTCCTGGAGGTCAACACCCGCCTGCAGGTCGAGCACCCGATCACCGAGGCGACCACCGGCGTCGACCTGGTGAAGGCCCAGCTGCACGTGGCCGCGGGCGGCAGGCTCGAAGGCGAGCCGCCCGCCGAGCTCGGGCACGCCGTCGAGGCCCGGCTCAACGCCGAGGACCCCGACCGCGACTTCGCGCCCTCCCCGGGCAAGATCGTGCGCCTGAGCCTGCCCGCGGGACCCGGCATCCGGGTCGACACCGGCGTCAGCGAGGGCGACACGATCCCCGCCGACTTCGACTCGATGATCGCCAAGATCATCGCCTACGGCAGCGACCGCGAGCAGGCGCTGGGCAGGCTGCGCCGGGCGATGGCGCAGACCACCGTCATCGTCGCGGGCGGCGCCACCAACAAGAGCTTCGTGCTGGACCTGCTCAACAGGGACGAGGTGGTCGACGGCAGCGCCGACACCGGCTGGATCGACCGGGAGCGCGCCGCCGGCGGGCTGCGCTCGCACCAGCACTCCGCGATCGCGCTGGCCGCCGCCGCCGTGGAGGCCTACGAGGACGCCGAGCTGGCCGCCCGCCAGCAGTTCCTGTCCACCGCCCACGGCGGCCGCCCGCAGGTGCGCCACGAGACCGGGCGCCCGCTGGAGCTCAAGCTGCGCGACGAGAGCTACCGCGTGCTCGTCGCGCGCGTCGGCCACCAGCGCTACCGGATCGGCATCGACACCGGGTCCCAGCAGCACACCGCCGACCTCGAGATCGAGCGCTTCGACTCCCACACCGGCCAGATCGTGGTCAACGGGCAGCGGTTCCGGCTGGTCACCGACACCCACGGCCCGGTCCACCTGGTCGAGGTCGACGGCGTGACCCACCGGGTCAGCCAGGACGAGGGCGGCGTGCTGCGCTCGCCCGCGCCCGCGCTGGTCGTCGCGACGCCGGTCGAGATCGGCGAAGAGGTCGAGGCGGGCGCGCCGGTGCTGGTGCTCGAGAGCATGAAGATGGAGACGGTGCTGCGCGCCCCGTTCCGCGCGAGGCTGCGCGAGCGGATGGTCGCGGCGGGCAGCCAGATCGAGACCGGGGCACCGCTGCTGCGGCTGGAGCCGGTCGGCGATCAGGACGCCGCCGAGGAGTCCGAGGCCGCGAGCCCCGTCGAACTCGTGCTTCCGGCCGTCCCGAGCGCCCGGGACGCCCACGAGCGCGCGGCGCGCGGTCTGCAGGACCTGCGCAGCGTGCTGCTCGGCTTCGACGTGGACCCGCACGACGAGCAGCGCGTCCTCGACGACTACCTGGCCGCGCGCGCGGAGCTGGTCGCGGCCGGGCAGCGCCCGCTCGACGGTGAGATCGAGCTGCTGCAGGTGTTCGCCGACCTCTCCGAGCTGAGCCGCAACCGGCCCGCCGGGGAGGAGGCCAAGGCCGACACGCGGGTGCACAGCCCGCGCGAGTACTTCCACACCTATCTGCAGAGCCTGGACGTGGAGCGGGCGGGCCTGTCCGAGACGTTCCAGCAGCGCCTGCTGCGGGTGCTCGGCCACTACGGCGTCCAGGGGACCGACCGGACCCCGGAGCTGGAGGAGGCGGTCTTCCGCATCTTCCTCGCCCAGCAGCGCGCCTCCTCGGACGCGGCGGTGGCGACCACCCTGCTGCGGCACTGGCTCGCCGAGGTGCCGCCGCCCGGTGAGACGCGCACGGCGGCGGGCCTGGTGCTGGAGCACCTGGTCGCCGCGACCCAGCTGCGCTTCCCCGCCGTCTGCGACCTGGCCCGCACCGTGGTCTTCCACTGGTTCGCCCAGCCGATGCTGCGGCGCAACCGCGCGGAGGTCTACTCGGTGGTGCGCGGGCACCTGCGCCACCTCGACGCCCACCCCGACGCCCAGGACCGCGCCGAGCGGATCGCCGAGATGGTCGGCACGGGCGAGCCGCTGGTACGGCTGCTCGGACAGCGCATCGGCCGCGAGGGCACCGACCCGGCGCCGCTGCTCGAGGTGCTCACCCGCCGCTACTACGGCAACCGCGCGCTCGAGGGCGTGCGCACCACGCAGGTCGCCGATGGCACCGCGGTCGTCGCCGAGTACCAGGACGGGCACCCGCGCGTGGTGGCCACCGCGGTCGACTTCGCGGCGCTGCCCGAGGCGGTGCGCGCGATCGGCGAGCTGGCCGCCGACGGCGACCTGGTCGCCGACATCTACCTGACCTGGGCCGACCAGCCCGAGGACACCGACGCGATGGCCGCCGAGCTCGGCGCGGCGCTGGGGACCCAGGGCCTGCCCGGCCAGGTCGGCCGGATCACCACCACCGTCGCGGGCCGCAGCGGTGCGGTGATGCACCACCACTTCACCTTCGAGCCCGCGGCCGAAGGGGTCGCCGAGCAGCGTCTGATCCGCGGCCTGCACCCGCTGATCGCCGAGCGGCTGCAGCTGCGGCGGTGGCGCGACTTCGACCTCACCCGGCTGCCCTCCGCCGACGAGGAGGTCTACCTGTTCCGCAGCGTCGCGCGGGAGAACCCCTCCGACGAGCGCTTCGTCGCCATGGCGCAGGTACGGGACCTGACCCCGCTGCGCGACGACGAGGGCAGGCTCGTGGCGCTGCCCGGGGCCGAAGGCGTGCTCACCGGCTGCCTGGACGCGATCCGCAAGGTCCAGGCGCGGGTGCCCGCCAGGCAGCGTTCCAGCACCAACCGGATCGTCATCTACGTCTGGCCGCCGGTGGAGCTCACCGCGGAGGAGCTGCGCGCGCTCGGCAAGCGGGTGCTGCCCACGACGGCGGGCGCGGGCCTGGAGGAGGTGCTGTTCCTGGGCCGCAGGCGCGACGGCGAGACCGGGGAGCTGCGCGAGGTCGCGGTGCGGGTCGGCTACGAGGCCGGCTCCGAACCGCGGGTGTCGGCCGGTGAGCCGCAGGCCGAGCGGATCGAGCCGCTGAACAGCTACCGCCAGAAGGTGCTGCGCGCGGCCAAGCGCGGCACCGTCTACCCCTACGAGCTGACCGGGATGCTCGCGGGCGGCCATGGCACCTTCGTCGAGCACGACCTCGACGAGGACGGGGTGCTGGTGCCGGTGGACCGCCCGAAGGGCCAGAACTCCGCCGCGATCGTCGCCGGTGTGGTGACCACGCCGACCGAACGCCACCCCGAGGGCGTCACCCGCGTCGTCCTGCTGGGCGACCCGACCAAGTCGCTGGGCGCGCTCTCCGAACCCGAGTGCTCCCGCGTGATCGCCGCGCTGGACCTGGCCGAGCGCATGCGGGTTCCGCTGGAGTGGTTCGCGCTGTCGGCGGGCGCCCGGATCTCGATGGACTCGGGCACCGAGAACATGGACTGGGTGGCCGCCGCCCTGAAGCGGATCGTGCACTTCACCCAGGACGGCGGCGAGATCAACGTCGTCGTGGCCGGGATCAACGTCGGCGCCCAGCCGTACTGGAACGCCGAGGCCACGATGCTGATGCACACCAAGGGCATCCTGGTGATGACGCCGGACTCGGCGATGGTGCTGACCGGCAAGCAGTCGCTGGACTTCTCCGGCGGCGTGTCGGCCGACGACAACTTCGGCATCGGCGGCTATGACCGGGTGATGGGCCCCAACGGCCAGGCGCAGTACTGGGCGCCGAACCTGGCCGCCGCCCGCGAAGTGCTGATGTCGCACTACGACCACACCTACGTCGTGCCGGGTGAGGAGGCGCCGCGCCAGGCCGCCACCACCGACCCGCGCGACCGCGACGTCTGCGACTACCCGCACGAGTTCGCGGGCAGCGACTTCACGACGGTCGGCGAGATCTTCTCGTCGACGGCCAACCCGGACCGCAAGAAGTCCTTCGACATCCGCACCGTGATGCGGGCGCTGGCCGACCAGGACCACCCGGTGCTGGAGCGCTGGGCGGGCATGGCCGATGCCGACACCGCGGCGGTGCAGGACGTGCACCTCGGCGGCCACCCGGTGTGCCTGCTCGGCATCGAGTCGCGTCCGGTGCCGCGGCACGGGTTCCCGCCCACCGACGGCCCCGACACCTACACCGCGGGCACGCTGTTCCCCCGTTCGTCGAAGAAGGCGGCGCGGGCGATCAACGCCGCCAGCGGCAACCGGCCGCTGGTGGTGCTGGCGAACCTGTCCGGGTTCGACGGCTCGCCGGAGTCGATGCGCAAGCTGCAGCTGGAGTACGGCGCCGAGATCGGCCGGGCGATCGTGAACTTCCGCGGCCCGATCGTGTTCTGCGTGATCTCCCGCTACCACGGCGGCGCGTTCGTGGTGTTCTCCAAGGCGCTCAACCCGAGTATGACGGTGCTCGCCGTGGAGGGCTCCTACGCGTCGGTCATCGGCGGCGCCCCCGCGGCGGCGGTGGTCTTCTCCGGTGAGGTCAACGACCGCACGGCCAAGGACCAGCGGGTCCGCGACCTGGAGACCCGCCTGGCCGAGGCCGGCGACGCCGACCGCACCGCGCTGACGCTGGAGCTGGCCGAGACCCGCCGGGCGGTGCACGCCGAGAAGCTGGGCGAGGTCGCAGCCGAGTTCGACCGGGTGCACAGCGTCCAGCGGGCCGTGGAGGTCGGCTCGGTCGACGCGATCATCCGCGCGCACGAGCTGCGTCCGCAGATCATCGAGGCGATCGAGAAGGGCATGCTCCCGCAGTGA